In Cytobacillus oceanisediminis, the following proteins share a genomic window:
- a CDS encoding phosphotransferase enzyme family protein: MEKAVDALMTDDILTNFLKIYSLNIGNYKKLGDFENYVYEVHRDGKAHILRITHSSHRMIEELLSEADWMNYLKSKGLKVPEVFPSKNGNMVERLTAEDGSPFYASLFSKAEGKSISVRAPEFNKELFQAWGRAVGKMHAATKSYVPSAGIVPRMQWDEEELLLVEKYIPVEDQLVIKHTKDLLNLLQNLPKNINNFGLIHTDLHSGNFFYDGKDIQVFDFDDCCHHWFASDIAIPLYYSLLYKFKEADPAEMKIFGKQFLDSFLEGYQLENEIPDDLERQLPLFLRLRDITLYSVLHKKIAPEDKNSQLLFMMETIKKRIERNDPIYPI, translated from the coding sequence ATGGAAAAAGCAGTTGATGCTTTAATGACGGACGATATTCTCACTAATTTCCTTAAGATCTATTCTTTGAATATCGGGAATTATAAAAAGCTGGGTGACTTTGAAAACTATGTTTATGAGGTTCATAGAGATGGAAAAGCACATATTTTGAGGATAACCCACTCATCTCACCGAATGATTGAGGAGCTTCTATCAGAAGCAGACTGGATGAATTATCTGAAATCGAAGGGTTTAAAGGTTCCAGAAGTTTTTCCATCAAAGAATGGGAATATGGTTGAGAGGTTAACAGCTGAGGACGGTTCTCCCTTTTATGCCAGCTTGTTTTCAAAAGCGGAGGGCAAATCAATAAGTGTTCGGGCACCGGAATTCAATAAGGAGTTATTTCAAGCATGGGGAAGAGCGGTGGGGAAAATGCATGCAGCCACAAAATCATATGTTCCATCAGCTGGAATTGTACCGAGAATGCAATGGGATGAAGAAGAACTGCTTTTAGTGGAGAAATATATACCGGTAGAAGATCAATTGGTCATTAAGCATACAAAGGATTTATTGAATCTGCTTCAAAACTTGCCAAAAAATATAAACAATTTTGGCCTTATTCATACTGATCTTCATTCCGGAAACTTCTTTTATGATGGGAAAGATATACAAGTATTTGATTTTGATGACTGCTGCCATCATTGGTTTGCATCTGATATAGCCATTCCGCTGTATTACTCACTTTTATATAAGTTCAAAGAGGCGGATCCAGCAGAAATGAAAATCTTTGGCAAGCAATTCCTGGACTCCTTTTTGGAGGGCTATCAGCTGGAAAATGAAATTCCCGATGATTTGGAAAGGCAGCTGCCCTTATTTCTGAGGCTGAGAGATATCACACTTTATTCGGTCCTTCATAAGAAAATCGCACCTGAAGACAAGAATTCGCAGCTATTGTTTATGATGGAGACGATAAAGAAAAGAATTGAGAGAAACGATCCAATCTATCCGATTTAA
- a CDS encoding MFS transporter: MSTTAASVSPRYEPQQKTAYRILFIIGLCHLLNDSIQSVIPAMFPILEKSMGLSYSQLGMIAFSLNIVSSIMQPVVGMATDKKPFPFALPIGLTSTLFGILGLAFAPDYKWIIISVLFIGLGSAVFHPEGSRVAYMAAGQRRGLAQSIYQVGGNTGQALAPIITALILVPLGQMGAAWFTAVAAIAVGLLIYIAFWYTGRLQEELMAGRAKKQAVVHRNNKISKKVWSALILVLFLIFARSWYIAGMTNFYAFYAIEKYSFSISQAQLFLFAFLVSGALGTFFGGPLADRFGKKRIIFLSMILTVPLSILIPFVPSPIAFVMLVASGFILMSSFSVTVVYAQELVPGKIGTMAGLTVGLAFGMGAIGSIALGYIADTVGLVNMIILTGFLPVLGLLTLLLPPDETVSKWNK; encoded by the coding sequence ATGAGTACTACCGCTGCTTCAGTCAGCCCAAGATATGAGCCGCAGCAGAAAACGGCCTATCGAATCTTATTCATTATTGGCCTTTGCCACCTATTGAATGACTCTATTCAATCAGTTATTCCAGCCATGTTTCCCATTTTAGAAAAATCTATGGGGCTTTCATACTCACAGCTGGGGATGATTGCCTTTTCACTGAATATCGTGTCGTCTATCATGCAGCCGGTTGTTGGAATGGCCACTGATAAAAAGCCGTTCCCTTTCGCCTTGCCAATCGGCCTGACTTCCACTTTATTTGGCATATTAGGATTGGCCTTTGCCCCGGATTATAAATGGATTATTATATCGGTATTATTCATTGGTCTCGGATCAGCTGTGTTCCACCCGGAAGGATCCAGGGTTGCTTATATGGCAGCCGGCCAGCGCAGGGGTCTGGCTCAATCTATCTATCAAGTCGGCGGAAACACAGGACAGGCACTTGCTCCTATCATTACCGCGCTCATTCTTGTTCCGCTCGGTCAAATGGGAGCTGCCTGGTTTACTGCAGTTGCTGCTATTGCAGTCGGACTGCTGATCTATATAGCATTTTGGTATACTGGACGCCTTCAGGAGGAACTGATGGCCGGCAGAGCTAAAAAACAAGCTGTTGTCCATAGAAATAATAAGATATCAAAAAAAGTATGGAGTGCACTGATCCTGGTTCTCTTTTTGATATTTGCCCGTTCATGGTATATAGCTGGGATGACAAATTTCTATGCCTTTTATGCTATAGAGAAATACTCTTTCTCCATTAGTCAGGCACAGCTCTTCTTATTTGCATTTTTAGTATCAGGTGCATTAGGCACATTTTTTGGCGGGCCGCTTGCAGATCGGTTTGGAAAGAAAAGGATTATTTTTCTGTCCATGATCCTGACTGTTCCGCTTTCCATCCTGATTCCTTTCGTTCCATCTCCTATCGCATTTGTAATGCTGGTGGCAAGCGGATTCATACTGATGTCAAGCTTTTCTGTGACAGTAGTATACGCTCAGGAATTAGTTCCAGGCAAAATCGGCACTATGGCGGGACTTACAGTGGGGCTGGCTTTTGGTATGGGGGCAATAGGCTCAATTGCTCTGGGCTATATAGCCGACACTGTTGGTCTGGTAAATATGATTATATTAACCGGCTTTCTTCCCGTACTGGGGTTGCTGACATTATTGCTCCCGCCGGATGAAACTGTTTCAAAATGGAATAAATAG
- a CDS encoding PAS domain-containing sensor histidine kinase, which produces MNSRNRNLLLYLIAVIIPTLAGSIFFFMNSVNQNDEERLEEAKWIGSIHQRSWDQFISETVTTLEMLSLTAGSADTPSDKLEPLLQKANQLDPRYGGIYLLDPSGKVLTGSNQFLANSDLSNKKYLKEVSRTKDIVISNSPETLINGQTVVGIGKPVFNDTGDLISIIVAHMRVDYVQNIMRLLTPEARLSVLNSERETIMDINMNGDSSFSSHNSISIPIDRLPWSVKVELPPRDMLAIAKDAFKAILVIMIISHILFLFIKYLRLKKQNEEEKKENELQKLELVGTLAASTAHEIRNPLTGIKGLIQLLSEKYTNTHDQYYFSVINDEISRINEIVSEFLILGKPTAQKMETMDLRNIIKELEPLILSEANLHNVTFESALSDEPVMVDCTKDQMKQVVLNLTKNAFESMEGGGKLTIKLNKMHSKCQLKIADTGSGIPENEIEKIFHPFYTSKEMGTGLGLVVCRRILHSFGGEIFITSKETEGTHVDIFLPIKNA; this is translated from the coding sequence ATGAATAGTCGAAACCGAAATTTACTACTATATTTAATCGCAGTAATTATTCCCACTTTGGCCGGCAGCATCTTTTTCTTTATGAACTCTGTTAATCAAAACGATGAGGAAAGACTGGAAGAAGCAAAATGGATTGGCTCCATACACCAAAGAAGCTGGGATCAGTTTATTTCTGAAACTGTGACCACACTTGAGATGTTATCACTGACTGCAGGAAGTGCTGACACACCCTCTGATAAACTGGAGCCTCTGCTCCAAAAAGCCAATCAGCTGGATCCGCGGTATGGCGGGATTTACCTTCTTGATCCCAGCGGAAAGGTTCTAACAGGGTCAAATCAATTTTTAGCGAACTCCGATTTATCTAATAAGAAATATCTAAAAGAGGTTTCGCGCACGAAAGATATTGTTATCTCTAACTCCCCTGAAACACTAATCAATGGGCAAACAGTAGTTGGGATAGGCAAACCCGTATTCAATGACACTGGAGATTTAATCTCTATTATTGTGGCACATATGAGGGTGGATTACGTACAAAATATTATGAGACTTCTTACTCCAGAAGCACGACTTTCTGTCCTTAATTCAGAAAGGGAAACGATTATGGACATCAACATGAATGGTGACTCATCGTTTTCCAGCCATAATAGCATTTCAATCCCAATTGACAGGCTTCCCTGGAGTGTAAAAGTAGAATTGCCGCCAAGAGATATGCTGGCAATTGCCAAAGATGCTTTTAAGGCTATCCTTGTAATAATGATTATAAGCCATATTCTATTTCTCTTTATTAAGTATTTAAGGCTTAAAAAGCAGAATGAAGAGGAAAAAAAGGAAAATGAGCTTCAAAAGCTGGAACTGGTGGGTACTCTTGCTGCCAGCACTGCCCATGAAATCAGGAACCCTTTAACAGGAATAAAAGGCCTTATACAGCTATTAAGTGAAAAATATACGAATACACATGACCAGTATTACTTTTCAGTTATAAATGATGAGATAAGCAGAATTAATGAGATTGTAAGTGAATTTTTAATTCTGGGTAAACCTACAGCTCAAAAGATGGAGACAATGGATTTGAGAAATATCATAAAAGAATTAGAACCTTTGATACTCTCCGAAGCTAATTTACACAATGTCACTTTTGAATCTGCTCTTTCAGATGAACCTGTCATGGTCGATTGTACGAAAGACCAGATGAAACAGGTTGTCCTGAATTTAACGAAAAACGCATTTGAATCAATGGAGGGTGGAGGAAAGCTGACAATCAAGCTAAATAAAATGCATTCCAAGTGTCAGCTTAAAATTGCAGACACAGGCTCAGGCATCCCTGAAAATGAGATTGAAAAGATTTTCCATCCATTTTACACTTCAAAGGAAATGGGTACGGGCCTTGGCCTCGTGGTCTGCAGACGCATTCTGCATTCTTTCGGCGGTGAAATATTTATTACAAGCAAAGAAACTGAAGGAACGCATGTAGATATTTTTCTTCCTATCAAAAACGCATAA